The Haloferax volcanii DS2 DNA segment CGCGTCGGCGACGTGCCGCAAATCGGCTCGGGCTTCTACGCCTCCCCGGCCGGCGGCGCGTCGACCACGGGAGCGGGCGAAGACATCGCGCGCGTGACGCTCGCGCGCCGCGCCGTCGGCCACCTCGAGCGGGGCTGCGACGCCCAGACCGCGGCCGACCTCGCCATCGAGGAGTTCGGCGAACTCACCGGGTCGTCGGCGGGGATCATCCTCCTCGACGACGAGGGCTTCGGCTCGGCGTACAACTCCGACGGGATGCAGACCAGCACCGCGTCGAAGTAGTCTCAATCGAGCGTCTGCGACCGCTCGCCCGGCCGCGCCGGCGGTCGCCGCCACGGTTTACTCGGTTCGGTCCTTGCAGTTCCCCATGAGCGATTGGACCGCGGCCGACGCCCCCGACCTCTCGGGGAAGACCGTCATCGTCACCGGCGCGAACAGCGGCCTCGGCTTCGAAGCGACGCGCGCGTTCGCCGAGAAGGGCGCGCACGTCGTCATGGCCTGCCGGAGCCTCGACCGCGGCGAGGACGCGATGGCCGACATCCGCGACTCGGTGCCGGCGGCCTCGCTGACCCTCTCGGAACTCGACCTCGCCGACCTCGACTCCGTCCGGCGGTTCGCCGACGAGTTCGCCGCCGAACACGGGTCGCTACACGTCCTCTGCAACAACGCCGGCGTGATGGCGATTCCCCGGCGGGAGACCGCACAGGGCTTCGAGACGCAGTTCGGCGTGAACCACCTCGGTCACTTCGTCCTGAGCGCCCGCCTGTTTCCGACGCTCCGCGACACGCCCGGCGAGACGCGACTCGTCGCGATGTCGAGCGGCCTCCACGAGCGCGGCCGGATGGAGTTCGACGACCTGCAAGGCGAACGCGACTACGACGAGTGGGACGCCTACGCCCAGAGCAAGCTCTCGAACCTGCTTTTCGCGTTCGAACTCGACCGCCGGCTGACCGCCGCGGGCATCGACGACGTGCTGAGCGTGGGCGCGCACCCCGGGTACGCGGCCACGAACCTCCAGTTCCGCGGCCCCGAGGCCTCCGGGTCGACGCTCCGGTATTGGATGAGCAAGCTCGGCAACGCGATATTCGCCCAGTCGGCCGAGATGGGCGCGCTCCCGCTCCTGTACGCTGCCACGTCGCCGGCCGTCGAAAGCGGGGAGTACGTCGGCCCGCAGGGGCTGTTCGGCATGCGCGGCACCCCCGGCATCGCGGAGCCGAGCGACCGCGCCAGAGACCCCGAGACCGCCGCCCGGCTCTGGGACGTGTCGGAGGAGCTCACCGACACGCGGTTCCGGCTGGCCTGATTCACCACCTGTCTCGGACGAGCGCCGGGAGGCGAGACGGCCAAATACTGCGGCGTGCTATCTACTCCCGTGACCGAATCAACGCCGACAATCACCCGGAGCGTCGCCGACGCTCTCGTCTCCACCTGCCGAACGACCCTCGAGGACTCCCTGCGGAGCGTCGTCCACTTCACCCGCGACGACTTCGACGTGCTGTATGTCCGACGGAACCTCCACGACGGCGACGAGGCCGCGGCGCGCGCAGCGAGCGCCGGACTCGTCGAGAGCGAGCGCACCGGATTCGGCCCGCGAGAGACCTACAACGCCGGCGCGACCGGCGCGACCTCCGACTTCGGCGAGTACGAGTTCACCCTGCGCGTCTTCTCGGACGGCTTCGTCGGCCGCGTCGTGGGCGGCGACCGCGGCGTCATCGTCACCACCGACGAACTCGAACTCTCGGAGTTCGAGGAGATGGAAGTCGCGCTCCGCCGGATGCTCGAAACGACCACCGCCGGGTGAACCGACTCGCCGGCGGGCGTGACGACTCCTCGAGCGCTGTCGGTCTCGTTGGTCGGTCGTCCGGTGTCTACACTCCCTCGACGAGTCGCTCTAGCTGCTCCGGCGGCACCGCTCCTCGCGCGGCGTAGCCCTCGTACGCGAAGGTTGGGACACCGGTGACGCCGTGCTGCTGGGCCTCACTGAATCGTTCGCGCACTTCGGCCCGAAGCGTTTCGTCGTCGAGCGCGGACGCGACTTCCTCGCCGTCGATGCCCACCGATTCGGCGAGTTCGACGAGCACCGCCTCGTCGCCGATGTCTTTGCCGTCCTGCCAGAGCGCCTCGAAGACCGACTCGTCGAACGCGAGCCACGTCTCGTAGTCGGCGTGTCCCTTCAGGTAGTACGAGACGATTTGCGCCGGCAGCGAGTCAACGTCGGTCCCGAGGTCAAGCGTCATCTCGACGTCGTACCGTTCTTGTAACCGACGGACCCCCTGCTTCGCTTGCTCGTAGTAGTCTTCGTCTTTTCCGTCGTCGACCGAGAAGTCGATGCTTCCGTCGGGGCGGCGCTTCTGACTCCGCAGGTCGAACGGATGCCAGTCGATATCGAGTTCCTCGTCTCTCGTCTCTTGATACTGCGACAGGGACTGCCTCCCGAGGTAGCAAAAGGGACACACGTAGTCCGAGTAGACCGTTATCGCCTGGTCGGCGTCTGAACTCATGCGTATTTGTCTCTCCTACGGTTACAAAAACGGCGCGGTCGCGGGCGACCAGTTCGAATGCCGACGCTACTGAGTTGCAGAGAGCGAACGGCCGCGAGGAGAGTAGCCGACCGCCTCAGCGTCCGAACAGACGCTGCCTGAGGCTTCGGTCGGTGGCGCGCTCCACCAAGAGAACCGCGTGGTCGGTGTCGTTGACCACGTCGAGGTGCAGCGAGTCGGTCAGGAGTCGAGTGAGAAGGCCCCGTTCGGTCGCTCCCATCAGCACCATCGAGTGGCTGTCGGCCCGGTCGGCGATGGCTCGTTCGATGTCGCCGGAATCGTCGACGATTCGCGCCGCGTCCTGCAGGCCGTGTTCGGTCGCCCAGTCGGAGAGGAACGCCTCGCCCCGTTCGCGGTCGTGTCGTTCATACGAGACGATACGCTCGAGTCGGGCTTAGACCTGTCTCGACCCGTCGCTTCGCGTGAATTCGTAGTCCGCTCGTTCTGATGGTCATGACTTACACAATTAATGTTAATAGTTCTACGAGAGTACACCCGGACGCCAACCATGGTGAGTGTTACCGACCTACAGACGATGTACGAGCAGATGGTGACCGCTCGGCACTACGAGGAGCGACTAGTGGACGAGTACCTCGTCGGCAAACAGCCGGCGTTCGACATCTCGGCGGGGCCGATTCCCGGCGAACTGCACCTCGCGGCCGGCCACGAGGCGTCCGGGGCGGGCGTCTGCATGCACCTCCGCGACGACGACACGGTGACCGCGCCGCACCGACCGCACCACATCGCCATCGCGAAGGGCGTCGACCTCAAGCGCATGACGGCCGAGATTTTCGGCCGGAAGACGGGGCTGTGCCGCGGGAAGGGCGGCCACATGCACCTGTTCGACCCCGACGTGAACTTCGCGTGTGCGGGCATCATCGCGCAGGGCTGTCCGCCGGCGGTCGGCGCGGCGATGGCCGCGAAAAAGCGGAACACCGACTCGGTCGCCGTCGCCTTCCTCGGCGAGGGCGCTATCGACCAGGGCGGCTTCCTCGAATCGCTGAACCTCGCGGCGGTCCACGACCTCCCGGTCGTCTTCGTCGTCGAGGACAACGACTGGGCCATCAGCATGCCGAAAGACCGCGTGACCGACGTGCAGAACGGCGCACAGCGCGCCGCCGGCTTCGACCTGCCGGGCGTCCGCATCGACTCCGACGACGCCACGGCGGTCTACGAGGCCGCGGGCGAGGCCGTGATGCGCGCCCGCGACGGCAACGGGCCGACGCTCATCGAGGTGCAGGTCCACCGCCGGATGGGTCACTTCATGGGCGACGCCGAGGCGTACCGCCCGGAGGCCGACATCGACCGCGCGAAACAGCGCGACTCCATCGAGCGACTCGCCGCGGACCTCCGCTCGCACGGCGTGACCGACGACGACATCGACGAGATGCGGGAGCGCGCCCACGGGCGGGTCGAGGCGGCGATTTCGTGGGCGAAAGAACAGCCCGAACCCGAGCCGGCGGAGGCGTACGAGAACGTGTTCACGAACCCGCCGGCGCAGGCGGCGACCGACGGCGGGAGCGCGGCAGACGCGCCGGGCGACGCCGGCGAGACGGGAGGCGACAACTGATGGCGACCGAATCACGAGACTACACGGAGGCGACCGAGACGGACCGCGAACTGACCATGAGCCGGGCGATGGTGGAAGCCATCGCGTGGGAGATGCGCGAGAACGAGGAGGTGTTCTACATGGGCGAGGACGTCGCCGACTACGGCGGCATCTTCTCCAGTACGACGGGCCTCTTGGACGAGTTCGGTCGCGACCGCGTGATGGACGTTCCCATCAGCGAGACGGCCTACCTCGGCGCGGCCGTCGGGGCCGCACAGGCCGGCATGCGCCCGATTGCCGAACTGATGTTCGTCGACTTCTTCGGCGTCGCCATGGACCAGATCTACAACAACATGGCGAAGAACACCTACATGAGCGGCGGCTCGTTCTCCGTGCCGATGGTGCTGACCACGGCCGTCGGCGGCACCTACAACGACGCCGGCCAGCACTCCCAGACGCTCTACGGGACCTTCGCCCACCTGCCGGGGATGAAAGTCGTCGTCCCCTCGACGGCCTACGACGCCAAGGGGTTGATGCACACCGCCATCCGCGACGACGACCCGGTCGTCTACATGTTCCACAAGCGTCTCATGGGTCTCGGCTGGATGCCGTCGCCCTCGGGGCCGAAGACCGGCGTCTCCGAGGAGGACTACGCGATTCCGTTCGGCGAGGCCGACGTGAAGCGCCCCGGCGACGACGTGACCGTCGTCACCCTCGGCCTGCACGTCCACCGGGCGATGGAGGCCGCGGAACGGCTCGACGACGACGGCATCGACGCCGAGGTCATCGACCTCCGGACGCTCGTGCCGCTCGACACCGAGACGGTGCTCGACTCGGTCCGCAAGACCGGGAAGCTCCTCGTCGTCGACGAGGACTACCGGTCGTTCGGCGTGACGGGCGAGATAATCGCGCGGGCCGCCGAGGGCGCGCTGGACGACCTCTCGGCGGTCAAGCGGCTGGCCATCCACGACGTGCCGATTCCCTACGCCCGCCCGCTGGAAGACGAGGTCAACCCCGGCACCGACGACATCGCGGCGGCCGTCCGCGAACTCCACGAGTGACGGGCGAGTCGGAACCGAACGGGGGTCGCGCATGACGGACGCCGCGGACGTGAACTCGGCGGACTCGTGGCCCGACGACGCCGACGACGTGGCCGAGGGCTACCTCGCCAACTGGTTCGTCCGCGAGGGCTCGGCGGTCGACGCGGGCGAGACGCTCTGCGAGATACAGGTCGAGAAGGTGAGCATCGACGTGGCCGCGCCGACGACGGGGACGGTCACGGAGATAGTCGTGGCAGAAGGCGACGACTTCGCCCGCGGCGACGTGCTCGCGCGGGTGCAACCGAGCGCCTGAATCGGGCTTTTTTCTTCAGTCGTCGCCGGCGCGGTACGCCGCGCCGAGCGCCCGGTCCATCAGCTCTCGGTGGGCCTCGCGGACCCGCTCGCCGTCGCCGGGGCGACGCTGTTCGTACCGGCCGTCGCTGTCCATCACCCAGCGCCGGCGGTTGTCCGACAGGAGCGCGTCGAGGACGGCGTCGAGTTCGGCGCGGTGCTCGGGGTCTTCGACGGGCGCGACGGCCTCGACCCGGCGGTCGAGGTTGCGGGTCATCCAGTCGGCGGAGCCGACGTAGTAGTCCGGCTCGCCCCCGTTCTCGAAGTAGAAGATACGCGAGTGTTCGAGGAACCGGCCGACGACGCTCGACACCGAGACGTGCTCCGAGAGCCCCTCGATGCCGGGTCTGAGCCGACAGATACCGCGGACCACGAGGTCGATGTCGACGCCGGCCATCGACGCCTCGTACAGTTCGCGGACCATCGCGGGGTCTTCGAGCGCGTTCATCTTGGCGACGATGCGGGCGTCGCGGCCGGCGCGGGCGTGGTCGGCCTCCCGGCGGACGAGCCGGGTCATCTCCTCGCGGAGGTTCGTCGGCGCGACCAGCAGTTTCCGGTACGTCTCCTGCCGCGAGTGGCCGGTGAAGAAGTTGAACAGGCGAACGAGGTCGTGGCCGATGTCGGGGTCGGCGGTGAACAGCCCGAGGTCGGTGTAGAGCTTCGCGGTCTGGGAGTGGTAGTTGCCGGTGGCGACGTGGGAGTACAGCCGCACCTCGTCGCCCTCCTCGCGGACGACGAGCGCGGTCTTCGTGTGCGTCTTCAGCCCGATAGTGCCGTAAGCGACGTGGATGCCTTCCTCTTCGAGGCGACGGACCCACCGGAGGTTGTTCTCCTCGTCGAACCGCGCTTTGAGTTCGACCATCACCGCGACCTGCTTGCCGTTCTTGGCGGCCTCGATGAGCGTCTCGATGACCTCGGAGTCCGGCGCGGTCCGGTAGATGGTGGCTTTGATGGCCAGCACGTCGGGGTCGGCCGCGGCCGCCGCGAGGAACGTCCCCACCGTGCCCGTAAACGAGTGGTACGGGTGGTGGACGAGCACGTCCTTCCGGGCGATTTCGGTGAACACCGAGTCGGGGTCGTCGGCGGAGCGGCCGGCGAACCGTGGGTGGGGCTGGGGCGTCCACGGCGCGACTTCGAGTTCCGGCCGGTCGAGGTCGAAAAGCGACGCGAGCGCGCCGTAGTCCAGCGGCAGGTCGCGCTCGAACACCTCGCGGTCGTCCACGCCGAGCTGTTCTGCGAGCAGGTCGCGGACGACCTCGGGCGTGCCCGACTGGACCTCCAAGCGGACCACCGTGGCGAATCGGCGCTGGCGGAGCACGTCCTCTATCGTGGCGATGAGCCCCTCTGCGACCTCCTCGTTGCGGCGGACCTCGGCGTTCCGCGTCACCCTGAACGCGGAGGTGTCGACGACCTCGACGTTCGGGAACAGCAGGTCGATGTTGCGCTCCATGACGGCCACGAGCGGGACGAACCTGACGGGTCCCGCGGGGCCGTCGTCGTCCGCCCTCCCTCCCGCGTCGCCGACGCGCTCGTCCACGTTGACGAGTCGCGGGCGGTTGCCGGGGACTTTGACCCGCGAGAACTTCGTCGGCTCCTCCGGGCCCTCGGTCGTGCGGACCGCGAGCGACAGCGAGAGGTTCGAGATGAACGGGAACGGATGGGCCGGCTCGAACGTCAGGGGCGTCAGCGTCGGCAGGACCGACGCCTCGAAGTAGTCGCGGAGGGCCGCCCGCTCGTCGGGCGCGAGGTCGTCGTAGCCGACGATGTCGATGCCGGCGTCGGTGAGCGCGGGGCGGACGAGGTCGTGGAAGCAGTCGGACTGTCGGTCGAGCAGGTCGCGGGCGCGGTCGAGGACGAGCGACCACTGCTGGCTCGGCGTCCGGCCGTCGGGCGAGGGTTCGCTCACGCCGGCGGCCATCTGCTGTTTCAGCCCGCCGACGCGCTTCATGAAGAACTCGTCGAGGTTCGAGGTGAGAATCGAGAGGAACTTGACGCGCTCGAAAAGCGGGTTGCGGTCGTCTCTCGCCTCGTGAAGGACGCGCTCGTGGAAGGCGAGTTCGCTGAGTTCGCGGTTGAGATACAGCGCGGGGTCTGCGAGGTCGGCGTCGACCGGATTCGACTCGTCGTCGTCGCGGTCGCGAACGCGGACCGGCGCGGTCGCCTGCCCCTGACCGGCCTGTCGGCCCTGCGAGTCGCCGCCGCGAACCTCGTCGTCGGACATGTGCTTGAGAGGAGATGGTTCGGCGGCGGCCTTTAGTTCGCCGCCTCCGTCGTCGCCGCCACCGTCGCCTCGGGGGCTCAGACCAGCGCGGGCTGGCGGGGTTCGAGAATCTTCGAGTCCTTGCGGGACTCGTGGGTGACCTCGGAGTCGACGGCGACGAGTTCGTCGGCGTGGAGGTCGTAGGCCGTCAGCGCGCCGCCGTAGACCGCGCCCGTGTCGAGGCCCATCGCGTACTCGAAGACGGCGGGGTGGGCCATCACGGTGTGCCCGAAGAAGACGCGCTCGGGACCCTCGTAGTACTCGAACCAGAACGGGCCGTCGTAGCTGTCGCCGGGGTTCATCGCCCGGGTGTTTTCGAGTTCGTCGACGCTGTGTTCGGAAAGCGGCTTTTCGGGGTGGACGCCGCCGTGGACGACGATGGCGTCTTCCCACGTGATGGCGACCGGGAGGTTCGAAATCCATTCGAGGTCGTCGTCTGTCAGCGCGTCTAGCTCCTTCGTGCCGCGGATGAGCTTTTCTTCGTTGTTGCCGCGGACGGTCAGGAAGTTGTCGCGCTCGCGGACGTAGTCCACGACGCCCTTGCTGTCGGGGCCCTTCCGCACGAGGTCGCCGACGAAGACGACGAGGTCGTCCTCGGAGGGTTCGAGCCGGTCGACGAGGCGTTCGAGCGCCGGCAGACAGCCGTGTACGTCGCCGACGACGTACACGTCGTCCCAGTCGTCGATGTCGACTCGAAGGTGTTGCTCGGCGACGTCGGGGTGGAAGGACGGGACACTCATTGGAAACGTTCTCTCCTCTGCCTGAAGACGGCTACCTAAGAAAGGGTTGCTAGTTTCGAACTATTGTGCTATATAGACATGGCTGTGGGTCTCACGCACGCCGCGCGAGCCGCCGGCGACGACCCGCCCTCTGTCGCCGGCCATCCCGCAATCGCTTTCCGGCGCGGCCGCGAAGTCGCGGCCATGAGCATCGGACCCCTCGACGACGAGACGGTCGAGAAGTATCGAGAGGCAGGGGAGGTCCTCCGCACGGTGTTGGACGAGTCGGCCGAGATGGTCGAACCCGGCGTCACCCACCTTGAAGTCGCCGAACACGCCGAAGCGCGCATCCGCGAACTCGCCGATGGCTGTGCGTTCCCGGTCAACATCAGTATCAACGAGGAGGCGTCGCACGCCAGCCCCGGCCGCGACGACGACACCGTGTTCGGCGAGGACATGGTCTGTCTGGACGTCGGCGTCCACGTCGACGGCTACATCGCAGACTCCGCGGTGACAGTCGACCTCTCGGGCAACGACGAACTCGTCGAGTCCGCCGAGGAGGCGCTCGACGCCGCCCTCGACATGGTCGAAGCGGGCGCGCACACCGGGAAAATCGGCGCGGAAATCGAGGACGTGATTCGCGGCTACGGCTACACGCCCGTCCTCAACCTCTCGGGCCACGGCGTCGAGCAGTGGGACGCCCACACCGACCCGACCATCCCGAACCGCGGCGCAGAGCGCGGCGTCGAACTCGAAGTCGGTGACGTGGTCGCCATCGAACCGTTCGCCACCGACGGCACGGGCAAGGTCACCGAGGGGTCGAAAAACGAGATTTACAGCCTCGTCAACGACCGCTCGGTCCGCGACCGCATGTCGCGCAAACTGCTCGACGAGGTGCGCGAGGAGTACAAACTGCTCCCCTTCGCGGCCCGCTGGTTCGAGGGCGGTCGCTCAGAGATGGCGATTCGCCGGCTCGAACAGCAGGGTATCCTCCGCGGCTACCCCGTGCTGAAAGAGGAAGACGGCGCGATGGTCGGACAGGCCGAAGACACCATCATCGTCACCGAAGACGGCTACGAGAACCTCACGCGATAGTCGGACGGAACCGGAGTCGGAGCCAGCACCGACCGCCCCGAGACCGAAACGGCTTGCCCGTCCGGGTCCATTGAGCCGCCATGGACCAACTGTTCGCCCCGTGGCGCATCGAGTGGGTCGCCCGCGACGACGACCAAGACGCCGACGCCGACGACCCGGACGACGACGACCGCTGTCCCTTCTGTGCGCTCCCCGAGCGCGACGACGACAGAGAGAGCAAAATCGTCGCCCGCTCGCCGCACTCGTTCGTCCTCCTGAACAACTACCCCTACGCGCCGGGGCACGTCATGGTCATCCCGCACCGCCACACCGGCGAGTTCGCCGCCCTCTCGGACGCGGAACTCCTCGACCACGCCCGGCTCAAATCGAAGACGCTCGCCGCGTTGGACGCCGCCTTCGACCCCGCCGGGTTCAACGCGGGCGAGAACCTCGGCGGCTCGGCCGCCGGCGGCTCCATCGACGACCACCTCCACACCCACGTCGTCCCGCGGTGGAACGGCGACACCAACTTCATGCCGGTCATCTCCGACACGAAAGTGCTCGTGCAGGCGCTCGACGACTCCTACGACCAGATTCACGAAGCGTTCGCCGGCCTCGACGGGGCACTCGCCGACGGCGACGACGACGCGGTTCGCTTCGAATTAGACTGACCCTAAAACTCACGTCGAGTGCATCTAATAGCCCGCTCCGGCCCGAAGCGCATTTGAACCCCTCTCCCGAAAGCCACGGTAATGGAGCGGAAGCGGGCCATCCGTCGGGTCGGATTCGTCGTCCTCGCGGCGAACGTGCTTCTCGTCGCCGGGAAGGCCGGCGTGTGGTGGACGACCGGGAGCCTGGCCCTCGGGTCCGAGGCGGTCAACAGCCTCGCGGACGCGGTTTACAGCACCATCATCCTCGGCGGCCTCTATCTGACGACGAAGCCGCCGGACTGGGAACACCCCCACGGCCACGAGCGTATCGAGCCGTTCATCTCGCTTTTCGTCGCGGTCGGCATCTTCGCCGCCGGCGGGGCGATTCTCTGGCAGAGCACGTCCAGCATCCTCGCGGGGACTTACGGCGGAGACGCGGGGACGCTCGGCGTCGTCGTCCTCGTCGTCGCGGCGGCGGCCAAGTACGTCCTCTACCGCTACTGCTACTCGGTCGGCCGCGAGCAGAACTCGCCGGCGCTCGTCGCCGCCGGCGTCGACAACCGAAACGACATCCTCACCGCCGGGGCGGCGCTCGTCGGCGTGGTCGGCGGGCAGTTCGGCTACCCCATCTTGGACCCGCTGGCCGCCATGGTCGTCTCCATCGGCATCGTCTACACCGGCTACGAAATCGTCCGCGACAACGTGAACTACCTCGTCGGGGCCGCCCCGCCGGAGTACCTCCGGGCGCTCATCGTCCAGACCGCCCTGTCGCACCCCGACGTGTACGGCGCACACGACGTGGTCGCCCACTACGTCGGCCCCGAAATCGACGTGAGCCTCCACATCGAGGTCGAAGGCGACATGACGATTGCCGAGGCTCACGACATCGAGACGTGGGTCGTGCAGGCGATTCGGAACATCGACGAGGTCGACGACGTGTTCGTCCACATCGACCCGAAGGAACTCGGGGAGTGGAAGGAAGACGACGAGACCGAGCGCTACACCATGTTCTCGCCCGACGGCGGCGACGACCGCTGACGGCCACTAACTTCCACTAACGGACGCTGACGACCGCTGACGACCGCTGGGGGTTCAAAGAAGCTTCTGGACTTCCAGCCGTAGCTCCCCGAGATACGGCACGTGGAACTGGCCTTTCGCCCGCACCCAGTCGGGTCGGACGGGCGAGGCGATGCCCCGCGCCTGGTCGTAGTAGTCGTTGTCGTCGCCGCGAGTGACGTAGCCGGCGTGCGGCGCGGGGCAGTTCAGAAGTTCCGCACAGGAGTCCGAGCCGTCGACGTAAGACGAGTTGGCCCGGTCGTACCAGTTCTCTCCGTCCTCGACCCAGAAGACCGCGCGATGGATGATGGGCGAGCCGTCGCGCGACGGCGTGTCGTAGACGACGACATCGCCCGGGCCGCCGAGCCGGCCGTAGCCCTCGCTCGCGTTGGCCGTGACCACGCCGTAGTCGTCGGCCGCGGGGCCGCCGTAGCGAACCTCCGCGGTCACGACGACGAGGTCGCCGCGTTCGAGAGTCGGTTGCATGCTCCCGCTCTCGACGGCGACCATCGGGGGCCACACGCCGCTCACCGCGAACAGCACCGCGCCGACCGCGACGACGACCGCGACCGTCGAGAGCGCGTCTCTGGCGAACGCTCGGGCCTCCGATTGACTGTCGTCGGACACGGGTGCTGTCAGCCGTCGCGTCGCTATCAATCTTGTTGCCGGCGTCGGCGTGAGAGAAACCGTTAGGGCCGGGTGGCGCGACGGTCGGGTCGTGAACGACGACTACCACCTCGTCCCCGAGTTTCCCGCCCCCGAGACGTACGTTTCCCTCCGCGACGCCGCGGAGATGCCTCCCCGGTCTCTCGCGGCCGCCGAGCGCGGCGTTCCGAACACGATTTTCGGCGTGCGCGTCGTCTTCGAGGGGGCGACCGGCGACGAGATAGTCGGTATGGGTCGGCTCGTCGGCGACGGCGGTACCGTCTTTCAGGTCGTCGACGTAGCGGTCCACCCCGACCATCAGGGCCGCGGGCTCGGCACCCGCGTGATGGACGCGCTCGTGGACTACCTCGACCGCGAGGCCCCGCCGTCGGCGTTCGTGAATCTCCTCGCCGACGTGGACGGCTACTACGAGCGCTGGGGGTTCGAACCGACCGCGCCGGCGTCGAAAGGGATGTTTCTCCGAGTGGGCGAGGGCGGCGTCCGCGGGCGCGACGAGAACTGAGAACCGAGCGGAGTGTGAATCGGCGGGGCGACGCGTCTTCGGCGCGCAACCGACCGCTCAGGCGGCGGTGGGCTCCCGCGGTTCGGGCTGTGCCTCGACCGGTTCGGCGAAGGCGTAGACGGTCTGGTGGGCGGTCACCGTCACGCGGGCGAAGTCGCCGGGTTCGAGGCCGTGTTCGGTGGCGTTCTGGACGATTATCTGGCGGTAGGCCTCGTCGCGGCATTTCACGGAGTCGCCGGTACCCTCCTCGACGACGAGCACGTCGCGCTCCGTGCCGACCATCTCGTCGTACGCGGCGGCGACGATGTCCATCTTCGCCTCGGACATCTCCTTGGAGCGCTCCTTTTTGAGCGTCCCGCCGAGGCCCTTCAGGTCCGCGGCGTCGGTGCCGGGGCGCTTCGAGAAGCGCGTGACGTTGACCTTCTCGGGGCGAACCTCGCGGAGCAGCTCCATCGACCGCTCGTGGTCCGCGTCGGTCTCGGTCGGGTAGCCGACGATGAAGTCGGTCGAGAGCGTCCAGTAGTCGAGTTCGCGGTCGAACGTCTCGACGATTTCTCTGAACTTGTCGACGCGGTGCTGGCGACGCATGTGTTCGAGCACCTCGTCGGAGCCCGACTGCACGGGCGCGTGGATGAAGTTGTAGAGCTTGTCGTGTCGGGCGAACACCGCGGCGAGTTCGTCGCGGATGCCGTGGACGCCGCCGGGGTTGGCCATGCCGACTCGGACGCGGAACTCGCCGTCGATTTCGGTGCAGATGCGGTCCAGTAGCTCGGGGAGCTTCCGGTCGCCGTTGTCCCAGCCGTAGACGCCGGTGTCCTGGCCCGTGATGCGGAGTTCCTTCGCGCCGGCGTGGACGAGCGCCCGCGCCTTCTCGACGTTCTCGTCGACCGAGGGCGAATCCACCCGGCCGGTGGCGAACTTCGTGATGCAGTACGAGCAGTTCGACATACAGCCGCGGGCGATGGGCAGGATGCCGACCACGCCGTCCAAGACGGGTTCGACGCCGGGGCCGGGGGTCGGACACTCGCCGTTGGTGACGGCGGCCGGCACGTCGTCCCAGTGGAGAATCTGGGCGTCGATGCCCTCCTCGCGGAAGTCGTTGCCCTGCGCGAGCGCCATACAGCCCGTGATGATGAGGTCCGCCGTCTCCGCCGCCAGCTCTTTGGCCCGACGGAGCATGTTCCGCTCCGTCTTCTCCACGACCGTACAGGTGTTCATGATGGCGACATCGGCCTCCTCGGGCCCGTCGACGCGGTAGTGGCCGGCGTCGCGGAGCGCGCTCTCGATGGCGCGGCTCTCGCCGCGGTTCGAGGTGCAGCCGTATGTCTCGATGTGGTATCGGGCCATTCGGTTATCCCACGTACCGGGTCAGCGGGCAAAAACGCCGCGGTCTCCCCCGAGACTGCCGGCGTCCGCGACCCGTGATAGCGTCTCTCGGGGGTCGTCTGCGCGCTCCCTCCGGAGCGTCATCGCCGCATCCGCAGTCTGCCCTCCGCTTTTTCCGCCTCTCACCTCCCGCTTCCC contains these protein-coding regions:
- a CDS encoding metallophosphoesterase family protein, which codes for MSVPSFHPDVAEQHLRVDIDDWDDVYVVGDVHGCLPALERLVDRLEPSEDDLVVFVGDLVRKGPDSKGVVDYVRERDNFLTVRGNNEEKLIRGTKELDALTDDDLEWISNLPVAITWEDAIVVHGGVHPEKPLSEHSVDELENTRAMNPGDSYDGPFWFEYYEGPERVFFGHTVMAHPAVFEYAMGLDTGAVYGGALTAYDLHADELVAVDSEVTHESRKDSKILEPRQPALV
- a CDS encoding HIT family protein, whose protein sequence is MDQLFAPWRIEWVARDDDQDADADDPDDDDRCPFCALPERDDDRESKIVARSPHSFVLLNNYPYAPGHVMVIPHRHTGEFAALSDAELLDHARLKSKTLAALDAAFDPAGFNAGENLGGSAAGGSIDDHLHTHVVPRWNGDTNFMPVISDTKVLVQALDDSYDQIHEAFAGLDGALADGDDDAVRFELD
- the map gene encoding type II methionyl aminopeptidase; its protein translation is MSIGPLDDETVEKYREAGEVLRTVLDESAEMVEPGVTHLEVAEHAEARIRELADGCAFPVNISINEEASHASPGRDDDTVFGEDMVCLDVGVHVDGYIADSAVTVDLSGNDELVESAEEALDAALDMVEAGAHTGKIGAEIEDVIRGYGYTPVLNLSGHGVEQWDAHTDPTIPNRGAERGVELEVGDVVAIEPFATDGTGKVTEGSKNEIYSLVNDRSVRDRMSRKLLDEVREEYKLLPFAARWFEGGRSEMAIRRLEQQGILRGYPVLKEEDGAMVGQAEDTIIVTEDGYENLTR
- a CDS encoding cation diffusion facilitator family transporter, producing the protein MERKRAIRRVGFVVLAANVLLVAGKAGVWWTTGSLALGSEAVNSLADAVYSTIILGGLYLTTKPPDWEHPHGHERIEPFISLFVAVGIFAAGGAILWQSTSSILAGTYGGDAGTLGVVVLVVAAAAKYVLYRYCYSVGREQNSPALVAAGVDNRNDILTAGAALVGVVGGQFGYPILDPLAAMVVSIGIVYTGYEIVRDNVNYLVGAAPPEYLRALIVQTALSHPDVYGAHDVVAHYVGPEIDVSLHIEVEGDMTIAEAHDIETWVVQAIRNIDEVDDVFVHIDPKELGEWKEDDETERYTMFSPDGGDDR
- the ppk1 gene encoding polyphosphate kinase 1, which encodes MSDDEVRGGDSQGRQAGQGQATAPVRVRDRDDDESNPVDADLADPALYLNRELSELAFHERVLHEARDDRNPLFERVKFLSILTSNLDEFFMKRVGGLKQQMAAGVSEPSPDGRTPSQQWSLVLDRARDLLDRQSDCFHDLVRPALTDAGIDIVGYDDLAPDERAALRDYFEASVLPTLTPLTFEPAHPFPFISNLSLSLAVRTTEGPEEPTKFSRVKVPGNRPRLVNVDERVGDAGGRADDDGPAGPVRFVPLVAVMERNIDLLFPNVEVVDTSAFRVTRNAEVRRNEEVAEGLIATIEDVLRQRRFATVVRLEVQSGTPEVVRDLLAEQLGVDDREVFERDLPLDYGALASLFDLDRPELEVAPWTPQPHPRFAGRSADDPDSVFTEIARKDVLVHHPYHSFTGTVGTFLAAAAADPDVLAIKATIYRTAPDSEVIETLIEAAKNGKQVAVMVELKARFDEENNLRWVRRLEEEGIHVAYGTIGLKTHTKTALVVREEGDEVRLYSHVATGNYHSQTAKLYTDLGLFTADPDIGHDLVRLFNFFTGHSRQETYRKLLVAPTNLREEMTRLVRREADHARAGRDARIVAKMNALEDPAMVRELYEASMAGVDIDLVVRGICRLRPGIEGLSEHVSVSSVVGRFLEHSRIFYFENGGEPDYYVGSADWMTRNLDRRVEAVAPVEDPEHRAELDAVLDALLSDNRRRWVMDSDGRYEQRRPGDGERVREAHRELMDRALGAAYRAGDD